In Marinomonas posidonica IVIA-Po-181, a single window of DNA contains:
- a CDS encoding Zn-dependent oxidoreductase, protein MKAFQVSNVNDYALIDTQVPVAATGEVLIRTAFAGICGSDLHIIHGQNPFVEFPRITGHEFSGVVAAIGEGVEHVAVGDPVCVDPVISCGKCYACRVGRVNVCAHLQVFGVHRNGGFGEFTSAPASNVLALPDNVSLEQAALVEPYSIATNVLTRMEPLPGDTLLVYGAGVIGLTIVQVARAMGIEQVIVTDIVDERLETAKLLGATDVINSRVDNVEECIHHWTNGEGIPLIADAACLPALLPEILRIACPAGRVGLLGFNSIPSDMAQIEVIKKELTIVGSRLNNRRFPQVLDMIASGRLDPLALISHRIALNEISDGIQLMENHPELTRKVLVEMSK, encoded by the coding sequence ATGAAAGCGTTCCAAGTAAGTAATGTAAATGATTATGCTCTCATTGATACCCAAGTGCCTGTTGCGGCGACTGGCGAGGTATTAATTAGAACCGCTTTTGCTGGAATTTGTGGTTCGGATTTACATATTATTCACGGCCAAAATCCATTTGTGGAGTTTCCGCGAATTACAGGACATGAGTTCTCTGGTGTTGTGGCGGCAATTGGTGAAGGTGTTGAGCATGTTGCGGTGGGAGACCCCGTTTGTGTCGATCCTGTCATTAGTTGTGGGAAGTGTTACGCATGTCGAGTTGGAAGAGTGAATGTTTGTGCTCATTTGCAGGTGTTTGGAGTTCACCGTAATGGCGGGTTTGGTGAGTTTACGAGTGCACCAGCAAGTAATGTGCTTGCTCTACCGGATAATGTTTCTCTTGAACAAGCGGCATTAGTCGAACCCTATTCTATTGCAACCAATGTGTTAACTCGTATGGAACCGCTACCAGGTGACACTCTTTTGGTATACGGTGCTGGTGTCATTGGTTTAACCATTGTTCAAGTTGCGAGAGCGATGGGAATTGAGCAGGTGATAGTCACGGATATCGTTGATGAGCGCTTAGAAACAGCCAAGTTACTTGGTGCAACGGACGTAATAAACAGTCGTGTGGATAATGTTGAAGAGTGTATTCATCATTGGACTAATGGAGAAGGTATACCCTTGATTGCCGATGCGGCGTGTCTCCCTGCCCTATTACCTGAAATTCTTCGTATTGCTTGCCCTGCCGGTCGTGTTGGATTACTCGGCTTTAATTCAATCCCAAGTGACATGGCTCAAATTGAAGTAATCAAGAAAGAACTCACGATTGTGGGGTCACGCCTTAACAATCGACGCTTTCCTCAAGTGTTGGATATGATCGCATCTGGTCGACTTGATCCTTTGGCTTTGATTAGCCACAGAATTGCTTTGAATGAAATCAGCGATGGTATACAGCTAATGGAAAACCACCCTGAACTTACTCGCAAAGTGCTAGTGGAAATGAGTAAGTAG
- a CDS encoding TRAP transporter substrate-binding protein codes for MIKPIMKVAVLSSMLMASMSYAADVTLKFGYPANEDNIWHKAALKFKSVAETNSDGRIEVKLYPNEQLGKEMDVINSIQLGTADMTITGESLQNWAPKAALMAVPYAFTSSEQLKKAVNGEVGKEISDQITKRTGLKPIAWFERGSRHLTSNRKILTPSDLDGLKLRVPNVPLFVKTWQALGAKPIPMAFSEVFTALQQSTIDGQENPLSLINSASFYEVQKYVNLTGHVRSWIYVVIGQSKLNSMPADLRAIVLDAGQQMQTFEHNMFASDEAKLRTILEDRGMEFVEPDLKAFKSAAQKAVQEALSSEQLELYKKI; via the coding sequence ATGATAAAACCAATAATGAAAGTCGCTGTTCTGTCATCCATGCTAATGGCTAGTATGTCCTACGCGGCGGATGTCACCTTAAAATTTGGATACCCCGCAAATGAAGATAATATCTGGCATAAGGCCGCGCTGAAATTTAAGAGTGTAGCGGAAACCAATTCTGATGGTCGCATTGAAGTTAAGCTTTATCCAAATGAGCAGCTGGGTAAAGAAATGGATGTCATAAACAGTATCCAACTCGGCACGGCCGATATGACAATCACGGGTGAGTCTTTACAGAACTGGGCACCTAAAGCGGCATTGATGGCGGTACCCTATGCGTTTACTAGTTCTGAACAGCTTAAAAAAGCGGTCAACGGCGAAGTTGGCAAGGAAATTAGTGATCAAATCACCAAACGAACAGGCTTGAAACCAATTGCTTGGTTTGAGCGCGGATCAAGACATCTTACGTCGAATCGTAAAATTTTGACTCCAAGCGACTTAGATGGTCTTAAACTACGAGTCCCAAATGTTCCTTTGTTTGTAAAAACATGGCAGGCGCTAGGTGCTAAGCCTATTCCAATGGCATTCAGTGAAGTGTTTACCGCGCTACAACAAAGTACGATTGATGGACAAGAAAACCCATTGAGCCTAATTAATAGTGCTAGTTTCTACGAAGTTCAGAAATACGTGAATTTGACGGGTCACGTGCGCAGTTGGATTTATGTGGTTATTGGTCAAAGCAAGTTGAACAGTATGCCTGCCGATCTTCGAGCCATTGTCTTGGACGCTGGCCAACAAATGCAAACGTTTGAACACAATATGTTCGCATCAGATGAAGCAAAACTAAGAACAATATTAGAAGACCGAGGTATGGAGTTTGTTGAACCTGATTTAAAAGCCTTTAAATCAGCAGCGCAAAAAGCGGTTCAAGAGGCACTCTCATCGGAGCAGCTAGAGCTCTATAAAAAAATCTAG
- a CDS encoding TRAP transporter small permease encodes MSNSCQMSRLRSLERFKIAIQRTLNVVDWLFSVLAVSALLAIIVVVLIQVFSRFLLPSSPIWTEELSRYLFIYLIVMGSGLVIRQNRHVRLELFQSSLNRFWYKAYQVFCHLLAGGFAVYIFPYAIKYAEIGRWQTSPALEVPMYWAFLSVSFFFMLTALYSVTSVLLILLERDDQGVIS; translated from the coding sequence ATGAGTAACTCATGTCAAATGAGTCGCCTTAGGAGCCTTGAGCGATTCAAAATAGCCATACAGCGGACGCTGAACGTTGTGGATTGGCTTTTCTCTGTATTAGCGGTATCAGCATTGTTAGCCATTATAGTGGTTGTTTTAATTCAAGTTTTTTCTCGTTTCTTATTACCAAGTTCTCCTATCTGGACAGAAGAATTATCTCGTTATTTATTCATTTATTTAATTGTCATGGGATCAGGCTTAGTCATTCGCCAGAATCGACATGTTCGTTTGGAGCTATTTCAATCTTCTTTAAATAGATTTTGGTATAAGGCGTATCAGGTATTTTGTCATCTGCTCGCAGGTGGCTTCGCTGTCTATATATTTCCGTATGCAATTAAGTACGCAGAAATAGGTCGATGGCAAACATCTCCGGCTTTGGAAGTACCAATGTATTGGGCGTTTTTGTCAGTTAGTTTTTTCTTTATGTTAACGGCCTTATATAGCGTTACCAGCGTGTTGCTCATATTGCTTGAGCGTGATGATCAAGGAGTAATCTCTTAA
- a CDS encoding TRAP transporter large permease — MEVILLFAVFFLLLLIGVPIVFCLGVASLTYLTLAGIPLTIVPQRLYAGMDSFVLLCIPGFILAGNLMNVGNITDYIIRFSNALLGHIRGGLGLANVGGSMIFGGISGTAVADTASIGAVMIPGMAKSGYDKPFAAAVTAASSTIGPIIPPSVPMIIVGSLSGISVGKMFLAGVIPGFMLGLAMMVTAYIIAVKRQYPREKRATVREILTVGKGAFWALLMTFIILYGIIGGMFTPTEASIMASLYAFVVGMFVYKGLTWKNLPQLLVDTVLSSTSLLLLVGMANLFGWILTSEQIPQMLASAIFHISENPIIVILIINIVLLVVGGFMETIAALIILFPTLLKVAEGIGMDPLHFGVMAVLNLIIGLTTPPVGVCLFVAAGISELPMTAIVRAIWPFLICNLIVLLLVAYIPSISLWLPSFLG, encoded by the coding sequence ATGGAAGTTATTTTGTTGTTTGCGGTTTTTTTCTTACTGCTATTGATTGGTGTGCCAATTGTATTTTGTTTAGGTGTTGCCTCTCTGACTTACCTTACATTAGCCGGTATTCCTTTAACCATAGTGCCACAGCGGTTATACGCTGGGATGGACTCGTTTGTTTTACTATGTATTCCGGGCTTTATTTTGGCTGGAAATTTGATGAATGTCGGTAATATTACAGATTATATTATTCGGTTTAGTAATGCTTTATTAGGCCATATTCGCGGTGGACTAGGTCTTGCGAATGTGGGCGGTTCAATGATCTTCGGTGGTATTTCTGGAACGGCTGTGGCGGATACGGCCAGTATTGGTGCCGTGATGATTCCTGGGATGGCGAAGAGCGGTTATGACAAGCCTTTTGCCGCCGCTGTGACGGCGGCATCATCAACAATAGGACCAATAATTCCCCCAAGTGTTCCTATGATTATTGTTGGATCCTTGAGTGGCATCTCTGTTGGAAAAATGTTTTTAGCCGGTGTCATTCCTGGTTTTATGCTGGGATTGGCGATGATGGTAACGGCCTATATTATTGCTGTAAAGCGACAATACCCGAGAGAGAAAAGAGCCACAGTACGAGAAATTTTAACGGTTGGAAAAGGCGCTTTTTGGGCGTTATTAATGACCTTTATTATTTTGTACGGAATCATCGGAGGGATGTTTACGCCGACGGAAGCTTCAATCATGGCAAGCTTATATGCTTTTGTCGTTGGAATGTTCGTTTATAAAGGGCTGACGTGGAAGAATCTTCCTCAATTATTGGTTGATACTGTATTAAGTTCAACAAGTCTTTTGCTTCTAGTTGGTATGGCAAACTTATTTGGCTGGATTTTGACAAGTGAACAAATCCCCCAAATGCTTGCAAGTGCCATTTTTCATATTAGTGAAAACCCAATCATAGTTATTTTAATCATTAACATTGTGTTATTGGTTGTCGGTGGTTTTATGGAAACCATTGCCGCTTTGATTATTCTTTTTCCCACTTTATTAAAAGTTGCAGAAGGAATTGGCATGGACCCGCTGCATTTTGGCGTAATGGCTGTACTTAACTTGATTATAGGCTTAACAACCCCTCCTGTTGGAGTCTGTTTGTTTGTTGCCGCTGGCATCAGTGAATTGCCAATGACGGCTATTGTAAGAGCAATATGGCCTTTCTTAATCTGTAACCTAATCGTACTTCTTTTAGTGGCTTATATCCCTTCTATTTCTTTGTGGCTCCCTTCTTTTCTAGGTTAG
- a CDS encoding mannitol dehydrogenase family protein, producing MINFQTIHSRVLPDQHDVGIVHIGLGAFHRAHQAVYLEKVLSEQGGDWSIVSANIRSNYRLVDQLNAAGLRYHVVEYSDKETAKVREIRAIKEAIFTGTEDGRKALLKYLTASTTKIVTLTVTEKGYYLEPVSGRLLIDNPDIRHDLNPVNQPKTALGFIVQALKQRKDQGIEAFTVLSCDNMPHNGVRAKQAAVEFAKVKDEAFAKWIEKNVAFPSTMVDRIVPAVSPADIEMIYADTGLNEPILVKTEHFSQWVIEDDFPLGRPDWETAGVQMVDDVANYEMMKLRMLNGSHSLLAYLGSLAGFKTVSEAMQDESIRAFLDFYMRQEVAPTLSSFSSEELEAYSEQLLQRFENTSLYHQLLQIAMDGSQKLPQRWLSTLLQLRDLKLPSTAIELGIAGWMSFVCHAAYGSQSINDPLESELFELSQNHRESSHDLVQSFLKRDDIFPSSLKENTALITRLADLINQIHSGTKIQQMMLSVIQNTRVER from the coding sequence ATGATAAATTTTCAAACAATACATAGTCGAGTGTTACCTGATCAGCATGATGTTGGGATAGTCCATATAGGTTTAGGTGCATTTCATCGTGCCCATCAAGCCGTTTATCTCGAAAAAGTGCTTTCTGAACAGGGCGGTGATTGGTCAATAGTCAGTGCCAATATTCGTTCAAACTATAGGTTAGTTGACCAACTAAATGCAGCGGGCCTTAGATATCACGTAGTAGAGTATAGTGATAAAGAGACAGCAAAGGTTCGAGAGATACGTGCTATCAAAGAAGCCATTTTTACAGGCACGGAAGATGGTAGAAAGGCACTTTTAAAATACCTGACTGCGTCGACGACTAAAATTGTAACCTTAACCGTGACCGAGAAAGGATATTATCTCGAGCCGGTATCAGGACGGCTGCTGATTGATAATCCAGATATTCGACACGATCTTAATCCAGTAAATCAGCCTAAAACCGCGCTTGGTTTTATAGTGCAAGCCCTAAAGCAACGAAAAGACCAAGGCATAGAAGCATTCACCGTTTTGTCATGTGACAACATGCCTCATAACGGCGTTAGAGCCAAACAAGCGGCGGTTGAATTTGCAAAAGTAAAAGATGAAGCGTTTGCCAAATGGATTGAAAAGAATGTGGCTTTCCCTAGCACTATGGTTGACCGTATTGTGCCAGCTGTTAGTCCAGCGGACATCGAGATGATTTATGCTGATACGGGTCTTAATGAACCGATTTTGGTGAAGACTGAACATTTCAGTCAATGGGTAATAGAGGATGATTTTCCTTTAGGTCGTCCAGACTGGGAAACGGCTGGGGTTCAAATGGTCGACGACGTTGCCAACTATGAAATGATGAAATTACGCATGTTAAATGGCAGTCATTCATTATTGGCTTATCTCGGTAGTCTTGCTGGTTTCAAAACCGTATCGGAAGCGATGCAAGATGAGTCGATTCGAGCTTTTCTTGATTTTTACATGCGGCAAGAAGTGGCGCCAACATTATCCTCTTTTTCCTCAGAAGAACTTGAAGCTTACAGCGAACAGTTATTACAACGCTTTGAAAATACCAGCCTATATCATCAACTTTTACAGATTGCGATGGATGGAAGCCAGAAATTGCCTCAGCGGTGGCTAAGTACATTACTTCAACTTCGTGATCTAAAGCTCCCTTCAACTGCGATAGAGCTTGGTATTGCAGGCTGGATGTCGTTTGTATGTCACGCGGCCTACGGTTCTCAAAGTATTAATGATCCTTTAGAAAGTGAGCTGTTTGAATTGAGTCAAAATCATCGGGAAAGTAGCCATGACTTAGTACAATCTTTTTTAAAGCGAGATGACATATTTCCATCGAGCTTAAAGGAAAATACAGCACTGATTACGCGCTTGGCTGACCTTATAAATCAAATTCATTCCGGTACTAAAATACAACAGATGATGTTGTCAGTTATACAGAATACTAGAGTTGAGAGATAA
- the uxuA gene encoding mannonate dehydratase, which yields MEHTWRWFGVKDSISLQDIRQAGATGIVTALHDIPNGEVWPIESIQAVKEKIELAGLSWSVVESIPVHEDIKQRTGQYQHYIKNYAQSIQNLAECGIYTICYNFMPVLDWTRTDLTYTLPDGSKALRFDQVAFTAFDVFILKRANSESEYSEAEMLAARSYYDALTETQEKKLINTILAGLPGAEEAYTLDNFREVLAAYEKIDKATLRENFASFLEQIVPIAEACGVSLAVHPDDPPRPILGLPRIVSTKEDIEWLVKRIPSPANGITFCTGSYGVREDNDLCDMAATFAERIYFTHLRSTQREDTWGSFHEAAHLEGNTDISAIILTLLEEEKRRGLAGIQKPIPLRPDHGHQIMDDLRKQAKPGYSALGRMKGLAEIRGVEFALKKYVLKEESTQ from the coding sequence ATGGAACATACATGGCGTTGGTTTGGAGTAAAGGATTCCATATCATTACAAGATATTCGTCAGGCCGGAGCAACCGGCATAGTGACAGCGTTACACGATATCCCAAATGGTGAAGTATGGCCGATTGAATCAATTCAAGCCGTAAAAGAAAAGATTGAGTTAGCTGGATTAAGCTGGTCTGTCGTAGAAAGTATCCCTGTGCATGAAGATATCAAACAGCGTACAGGTCAATATCAGCATTACATCAAAAATTATGCTCAAAGTATTCAGAATTTAGCCGAATGTGGGATTTACACCATTTGTTATAACTTCATGCCTGTACTGGATTGGACCAGAACAGATCTTACTTATACATTACCGGATGGATCTAAAGCATTGCGGTTTGATCAGGTTGCCTTTACGGCTTTTGATGTATTCATTTTGAAGAGAGCCAATAGTGAGTCGGAATACTCAGAAGCAGAAATGTTGGCGGCAAGGTCTTATTATGACGCTTTAACAGAGACTCAGGAAAAAAAGCTGATCAATACTATCTTAGCGGGCTTACCTGGGGCAGAAGAAGCCTACACGCTTGATAACTTTAGAGAAGTATTAGCGGCTTACGAGAAAATTGATAAGGCAACTTTAAGAGAAAATTTCGCTTCCTTTTTAGAGCAAATTGTTCCCATCGCAGAAGCCTGCGGTGTCAGTCTGGCGGTTCATCCTGATGACCCTCCTCGGCCAATTTTAGGATTGCCTCGTATTGTTTCCACAAAAGAGGATATTGAGTGGCTGGTAAAGCGCATACCTTCGCCAGCCAATGGCATTACATTCTGTACAGGGTCATATGGCGTACGAGAAGACAATGACCTGTGTGATATGGCGGCCACCTTTGCAGAGCGAATTTATTTTACGCACTTACGCTCTACTCAAAGAGAGGACACTTGGGGCAGCTTTCATGAAGCAGCACATTTAGAAGGCAATACAGATATTTCCGCCATCATTTTGACCTTGTTGGAAGAGGAAAAAAGACGTGGATTAGCGGGTATTCAAAAACCGATTCCATTGCGTCCAGATCATGGACATCAGATCATGGATGATTTACGTAAACAAGCCAAACCAGGTTATTCAGCATTAGGAAGAATGAAAGGCCTTGCCGAGATTCGAGGCGTTGAGTTTGCCCTTAAAAAATATGTCTTGAAAGAGGAAAGTACGCAATAG
- a CDS encoding LysR substrate-binding domain-containing protein, whose translation MSHRVTHLKATHYFSIASQTMSYTKAAEQLNVSQAAVSQQIRLLEDYLGVSLFYRAGREMRLTSQGLQLAEHLTLAFDHISKGLDSVKLEPLEGTLQVSGLQSFVSLWLMPKLWRFSDLQNDITVKLFSSDERRDIHAGNIDIGIDDNRHMAGKREDTVQRKLISSDIIPVCSPSLAARIDLFHPTDLLKCWMLQVDDPSYQWRIWFEEQAICPIRSKDILWAEVNSWYMGINAVKAGHGIFLCPKFMVQTELDEGTLIQAYPKALKNKIEFYTYYAKNSPRKARIEAFVDWLNQEVTANIKPSKDPIMHNPLPWP comes from the coding sequence ATGAGCCATCGTGTTACACATTTAAAAGCGACCCATTATTTCTCCATCGCTAGCCAGACCATGAGTTATACCAAGGCAGCAGAGCAACTCAATGTGTCACAAGCCGCCGTCAGCCAACAGATTCGATTGTTAGAAGACTATCTTGGTGTGTCATTATTTTATCGGGCAGGTCGCGAGATGCGTCTTACTAGTCAAGGACTTCAACTTGCGGAGCATCTCACTCTGGCGTTTGATCATATAAGTAAGGGATTAGACAGCGTGAAGTTAGAACCTCTTGAAGGTACGCTTCAGGTTTCTGGATTGCAAAGCTTTGTCTCACTATGGCTAATGCCTAAACTATGGCGTTTTTCGGACCTTCAAAATGATATTACCGTAAAACTTTTTTCATCCGATGAACGAAGAGACATTCATGCGGGGAATATTGATATCGGTATTGATGATAATCGTCATATGGCTGGCAAAAGAGAAGATACTGTACAACGAAAGCTAATATCGTCCGATATTATTCCTGTTTGTTCGCCCTCATTAGCAGCAAGAATTGACTTATTCCATCCCACAGACCTACTAAAATGTTGGATGTTACAAGTAGACGACCCATCTTATCAGTGGCGTATTTGGTTTGAGGAGCAAGCGATTTGTCCGATCCGAAGTAAAGACATCCTTTGGGCCGAGGTGAATTCTTGGTATATGGGAATCAACGCAGTCAAAGCTGGCCATGGAATATTTTTGTGCCCGAAATTTATGGTGCAAACAGAATTAGATGAGGGGACTCTCATTCAAGCCTACCCTAAAGCATTAAAAAATAAGATTGAATTTTATACCTATTACGCAAAAAACTCGCCTCGCAAAGCGAGAATTGAAGCCTTTGTAGATTGGTTAAATCAGGAAGTGACAGCCAATATCAAACCCTCTAAAGATCCGATTATGCACAACCCATTACCTTGGCCCTAA